One genomic window of Chanos chanos chromosome 13, fChaCha1.1, whole genome shotgun sequence includes the following:
- the LOC115826567 gene encoding uncharacterized protein LOC115826567, with protein MSVAKDAKAVSQVRQMLRDLLLGREDPEGFFGLCLSVLGDNDTRTLFMDLIKPISSGHVQLHSQLSAIYHEYFSKGEDVEVELALALSLQEVSQEVKEQRSAKPPQVKSYAELAGGRWAWSVNGAGVQDRGSRGLEKQPTVTKWSLTDAEVQGPTTALTKGRNAELHLAEEGDDFIKEHDAGQSQKLKRSRRRRQRKNQELSLLQSPSGSKPILLWLRRDLRMWDNPALIGCLEMGAPIIPVFLWNAAEEEGPGVTVAAGGASKYWLHQVLVCFNQSLEQRGSHLITQRAEPSSLEALLRLVAETGAGTVVATALYEPWLKERDEVVFRALERKGIHCQLFHSYCLRDPYSITTQGVGLRGIGSVSHFMSCCQQNPGTGLGTPLDAPGALPVPSVWPQGCPLTALGLARMPRRKDGTVVDWAANIREAWDFSEDGAQARLDAFLQDGVYRYEKESCRADAPNTSSLSPYLHFGQLSARWLLWDARGARCRPPKFQRKLAWRDLAYWQLCLFPDLPWESLRPPYKALRWSSERAHLRAWQRGGTGYPLVDAAMRQLWLSGWMNNYMRHVVASFLIAYLHLPWQEGYRWFQDTLVDADVAIDAMMWQNGGMCGLDHWNFVMHPVDAALTCDPRGDYVRKWCPELAALPDDLIHKPWHCPASMLRRAGVVLGGNYPERIVVDLEELRAQSLRDAAEVRRRFGEFVDCHSGCDLVPLPARLVQEALGSRAELVRSGTQFLLPVITRMEFKHQTSDPDGTDNPYSAVLKGYVSRKRDETIAFLNERDFTASVMCESAQRRERQDRHQRLLEGLPKAPPTTPRGRARRTPARDPYSTVPGGVAVPRR; from the exons ATGTCTGTGGCGAAAGATGCGAAAGCTGTCTCTCAGGTCCGTCAGATGTTGAGAGATCTGCTTTTGGGCCGAGAGGATCCGGAGGGATTTTTCGGTCTGTGTCTGTCCGTTTTGGGGGATAACGACACTCGGACGCTCTTTATGGACTTGATCAAACCCATTTCCTCCGGACACGTCCAGCTTCACAGCCAGCTCTCCGCGATCTACCATGAATATTTTTCTAAG GGTGAAGATGTGGAAGTGGAGCTGGCTTTGGCTCTTTCTCTGCAAGAGGTCAGCCAAGAGGTCAAAGAGCAGAGGTCGGCCAAGCCACCACAGGTCAAAAGCTACGCAGAGTTGGCGGGGGGTCGTTGGGCGTGGAGTGTGAACGGAGCTGGGGTACAGGACAGAGGAAGCAGAGGGCTGGAGAAACAGCCTACTGTCACAAAATGGAGTTTAACAGACGCTGAAGTACAGGGACCAACCACAGCACTCACCAAGGGCCGAAATGCTGAGCTGCATTTGGCTGAGGAGGGCGATGACTTCATTAAAGAACATGATGCAGGCCAATCGCAGAAGCTGAAGAGGTCCCGGAGGCGTCGCCAGCGTAAGAATCAGGAGCTGTCACTCCTGCAGAGCCCCTCTGGCTCTAAGCCAATCCTGCTCTGGTTAAGGCGGGATTTACGAATGTGGGACAAccctgctctgattggctgccttGAGATGGGTGCCCCGATAATTCCGGTTTTTCTGTGGAACGCGGCGGAGGAGGAGGGGCCAGGTGTTACCGTGGCCGCAGGTGGAGCGAGTAAATACTGGCTGCATCAGGTGCTGGTCTGTTTCAACCAATCATTGGAGCAGCGGGGGAGTCACCTGATCACTCAGAGGGCGGAGCCTTCATCTCTGGAGGCTTTGCTCAGACTGGTTGCTGAGACGGGGGCGGGCACAGTGGTGGCCACTGCCCTGTATGAGCCGTGGTTGAAAGAAAGGGATGAGGTTGTGTTTAGGGCACTGGAACGTAAGGGCATTCACTGCCAGCTCTTCCACTCCTACTGCCTCAGAGACCCCTACAGCATCACCACACAGGGGGTCGGCCTCAGAG GTAttggctctgtctctcactttatGAGTTGCTGTCAGCAGAACCCGGGCACAGGGCTTGGCACACCTCTGGACGCCCCCGGTGCCCTCCCCGTGCCCTCTGTGTGGCCGCAGGGATGCCCTCTGACTGCACTGGGACTGGCACGCATGCCGCGCAGGAAAGATGGCACTGTG gtggatTGGGCAGCAAACATCCGAGAGGCGTGGGATTTTAGCGAGGATGGGGCACAGGCACGGCTGGACGCGTTTCTGCAGGACG gtgtGTATCGATATGAGAAGGAATCTTGTCGTGCCGACGCGCCCAACACCAGTTCTCTGTCACCATACCTGCACTTTGGCCAGCTGAGCGCCCGCTGGTTGCTATGGGATGCCCGTGGGGCGCGATGCCGTCCACCGAAGTTCCAGCGTAAGCTGGCGTGGAGAGACCTGGCCTACTGGCAGCTCTGTCTGTTCCCAGACCTACCGTGGGAGTCTCTCAGACCACCATACAAG gccCTGCGGTGGAGTTCGGAGCGCGCCCACCTGAGGGCGTGGCAGCGTGGCGGGACTGGCTACCCCCTGGTGGACGCCGCCATGCGACAGCTGTGGCTCAGCGGCTGGATGAACAACTACATGAGACACGTCGTGGCCTCCTTCCTCATCGCCTACCTCCACCTGCCCTGGCAGGAGGGCTACCGCTGGTTCCAG GACACGCTGGTGGATGCTGACGTTGCCATAGATGCCATGATGTGGCAGAACGGGGGCATGTGTGGACTGGACCACTGGAACTTCGTCATGCACCCCGTGGACGCAGCCTTGACCTGTGACCCCCGTGGAGACTACGTCAGGAAGTGGTGCCCAGAGCTGGCTGCACTGCCAGATGACCTCATCCACAAACCCTGGCACTGCCCAGCCTCCATGCTGCGCAGAGCAG GCGTGGTTCTGGGAGGTAACTATCCGGAGCGGATTGTGGTGGATCTAGAGGAGCTTCGTGCGCAGTCCCTGCGGGACGCGGCCGAGGTTCGCCGGCGTTTTGGTGAATTTGTCGACTGCCACTCAGGCTGTGACCTCGTGCCCCTCCCGGCGCGGCTGGTCCAGGAGGCTCTGGGCAGCAGGGCGGAGCTGGTCCGGTCTGGAACCCAGTTCCTTCTGCCGGTCATCACCCGGATGGAGTTCAAGCACCAGACCTCGGACCCTGACGGTACCGATAACCCCTACAGTGCTGTGCTGAAAGGCTACGTCAGCCGCAAACGCGACGAGACCATCGCTTTTCTCAACGAGCGAGACTTCACGGCCAGCGTGATGTGTGAGAGCGCACAGAGACGggagagacaggacagacaccAGCGCCTGCTGGAGGGGCTCCCCAAAGCCCCGCCCACAACCCCCCGAGGCCGAGCCCGACGCACCCCCGCCAGAGACCCCTACAGCACGGTGCCAGGAGGGGTCGCCGTGCCACGCAGATAA
- the gcsha gene encoding glycine cleavage system protein H (aminomethyl carrier), a: MLRCTFTKPPLHFRTQQFLHSQFGSKTRTLTTASRFYAALKFTDKHEWVRVEAGVGTVGISNFAQEALGDVVYCGLPDIGTKLAQSDEFGALESVKAASELYSPLTGEVVEVNEALTDNPGLVNKSCYTDGWLMKMTVAVPAELDGLMDEAAYERYIRSIED, encoded by the exons ATGTTACGCTGCACGTTTACTAAGCCACCCTTGCATTTTCGAACACAACAGTTTCTCCACTCTCAGTTTGGGTCAAAGACAAGGACTCTGACAACAGCCTCTCGGTTTTATGCAG CGCTGAAATTCACCGACAAACATGAGTGGGTGAGAGTGGAGGCTGGTGTTGGCACGGTGGGCATCAGTAATTTTGCTCAG gaggCCCTGGGAGACGTGGTGTACTGTGGACTGCCTGACATTGGCACCAAACTGGCACAGTCAG aTGAGTTTGGGGCTCTGGAGAGTGTGAAGGCGGCCAGTGAGCTGTACTCTCCCCTCACTGGAGAGGTCGTTGAGGTGAACGAGGCCCTGACTGACAACCCTGGACTAGTCAACAAGTCCTGTTATACAGACG gttggcTGATGAAGATGACGGTGGCGGTTCCTGCAGAGCTCGACGGGCTGATGGATGAAGCTGCGTATGAGCGATACATCCGATCTATAGAGgactag